Proteins encoded together in one Coffea arabica cultivar ET-39 chromosome 2c, Coffea Arabica ET-39 HiFi, whole genome shotgun sequence window:
- the LOC113724825 gene encoding uncharacterized protein isoform X1: MAVADAFLEILTRPTMGGMVVGVIMLLGPVWVAFLLGVMLGWAWKPRWASLGNCKFDFSAPSSPCSSLLPSNVLSFGAPPPPIFASWSPDTSVEQRQDTLPPPTDDAMSSGFSQLKEEVPVAVRNEDLEHLCHLVGRRDGGPPWKHMMERSTSEMSYQAWQRDPETGPPQYCSRTVYEDATPELLRDFFWDDEFRLKWDDMLIHAETLEECPTSGTMIVHWIRKFPFFCSDREYIIGRRIWESGRSYYCVTKGVPCDSIPRRGKPRRVDLYYSSWYIQAVESRKGNGQLDACEVLLFHHEDMGIPWEIAKFGVRQGMWGTVRKIERGFRSYQRTRASGALLSQAAFMAQINTKIDPDHLRSLESSEEDSSESEMLESTEKPRGMIIPKLLILGGAVVVACSVDHGLFTKAIIFSVAKTFANIGRRACPRT, from the exons ATGGCGGTAGCTGATGCATTCTTGGAAATTCTGACGAGACCCACCATGGGGGGAATGGTTGTAGGGGTGATTATGTTGTTGGGTCCGGTTTGGGTAGCTTTTCTTCTTGGTGTAATGCTAGGGTGGGCTTGGAAACCCAGATGGGCTAGCTTGGGCAAttgtaaatttgatttttcagcGCCTTCTTCCCCTTgttcttctcttcttccttccaATGTTCTGAGTTTTGGTGCCCCTCCCCCTCCAATTTTTGCTTCTTGGTCCCCGGATACCTCTGTGGAGCAGAGACAGGATACTCTCCCCCCGCCCACTGATGATGCTATGTCCAG TGGTTTCTCACAATTAAAAGAGGAAGTACCTGTAGCAGTAAGGAACGAGGATTTGGAACACTTGTGCCATCTGGTTGGGAGGAGAGATGGAGGTCCCCCTTGGAAACATATGATGGAACGTTCTACCTCAGAGATGAGCTACCAAGCCTGGCAGAGAGATCCTGAG ACTGGTCCTCCTCAATATTGCAGCAGAACAGTTTATGAAGATGCCACACCTGAGCTCTTGAGGGATTTCTTCTGGGATGATGAGTTTCGACTGAAGTGGGATGATATGCTTATACATGCTGAAACCCTGGAAGAATGCCCTACCTCAGGAACGATGATAGTGCACTGGATAAGAAAG TTTCCCTTCTTCTGCAGTGACCGAGAATACATAATTGGCCGTCGAATATGGGAATCAGGAAGATCCTATTACTGTGTCACTAAG GGAGTGCCTTGTGATTCTATTCCAAGGCGGGGCAAACCAAGACGTGTCGACCTTTATTATTCAAGTTGGTACATACAAGCAG TGGAGTCGAGGAAGGGAAATGGCCAATTAGATGCATGTGAGGTGTTACTCTTCCATCACGAAGATATGGGCATCCCATGGGAAATTGCAAAATTTGGAGTAAGACAGGGTATGTGGGGGACTGTCAGAAAGATTGAGCGTGGTTTTCGATCTTATCAAAGGACAAGAGCGTCTGGGGCATTGCTCTCACAGGCTGCATTTATGGCTCAAATTAACACAAAGATTGACCCAGACCACCTGAGGTCCTTAGAAAGTAGCGAAGAAGACTCGTCAGAATCTGAGATGCTGGAGTCAACTGAAAAGCCTAGGGGGATGATCATACCAAAGCTTCTAATTTTGGGAGGGGCTGTGGTTGTTGCTTGTAGTGTCGATCATGGACTCTTTACTAAGGCAATCATATTTAGCGTCGCAAAAACGTTTGCAAACATAGGAAGAAGAGCGTGTCCCAGGACATAA
- the LOC113724825 gene encoding uncharacterized protein isoform X3 — protein sequence MAVADAFLEILTRPTMGGMVVGVIMLLGPVWVAFLLGVMLGWAWKPRWASLGNCKFDFSAPSSPCSSLLPSNVLSFGAPPPPIFASWSPDTSVEQRQDTLPPPTDDAMSSGFSQLKEEVPVAVRNEDLEHLCHLVGRRDGGPPWKHMMERSTSEMSYQAWQRDPETGPPQYCSRTVYEDATPELLRDFFWDDEFRLKWDDMLIHAETLEECPTSGTMIVHWIRKFPFFCSDREYIIGRRIWESGRSYYCVTKGVPCDSIPRRGKPRRVDLYYSSWYIQAVQVFASCITTHGCMKQWSRGREMAN from the exons ATGGCGGTAGCTGATGCATTCTTGGAAATTCTGACGAGACCCACCATGGGGGGAATGGTTGTAGGGGTGATTATGTTGTTGGGTCCGGTTTGGGTAGCTTTTCTTCTTGGTGTAATGCTAGGGTGGGCTTGGAAACCCAGATGGGCTAGCTTGGGCAAttgtaaatttgatttttcagcGCCTTCTTCCCCTTgttcttctcttcttccttccaATGTTCTGAGTTTTGGTGCCCCTCCCCCTCCAATTTTTGCTTCTTGGTCCCCGGATACCTCTGTGGAGCAGAGACAGGATACTCTCCCCCCGCCCACTGATGATGCTATGTCCAG TGGTTTCTCACAATTAAAAGAGGAAGTACCTGTAGCAGTAAGGAACGAGGATTTGGAACACTTGTGCCATCTGGTTGGGAGGAGAGATGGAGGTCCCCCTTGGAAACATATGATGGAACGTTCTACCTCAGAGATGAGCTACCAAGCCTGGCAGAGAGATCCTGAG ACTGGTCCTCCTCAATATTGCAGCAGAACAGTTTATGAAGATGCCACACCTGAGCTCTTGAGGGATTTCTTCTGGGATGATGAGTTTCGACTGAAGTGGGATGATATGCTTATACATGCTGAAACCCTGGAAGAATGCCCTACCTCAGGAACGATGATAGTGCACTGGATAAGAAAG TTTCCCTTCTTCTGCAGTGACCGAGAATACATAATTGGCCGTCGAATATGGGAATCAGGAAGATCCTATTACTGTGTCACTAAG GGAGTGCCTTGTGATTCTATTCCAAGGCGGGGCAAACCAAGACGTGTCGACCTTTATTATTCAAGTTGGTACATACAAGCAG TGCAAGTGTTTGCTAGTTGCATAACTACTCATGGGTGCATGAAACAGTGGAGTCGAGGAAGGGAAATGGCCAATTAG
- the LOC113724825 gene encoding uncharacterized protein isoform X2: MVYAAYEILKKHNGFSQLKEEVPVAVRNEDLEHLCHLVGRRDGGPPWKHMMERSTSEMSYQAWQRDPETGPPQYCSRTVYEDATPELLRDFFWDDEFRLKWDDMLIHAETLEECPTSGTMIVHWIRKFPFFCSDREYIIGRRIWESGRSYYCVTKGVPCDSIPRRGKPRRVDLYYSSWYIQAVESRKGNGQLDACEVLLFHHEDMGIPWEIAKFGVRQGMWGTVRKIERGFRSYQRTRASGALLSQAAFMAQINTKIDPDHLRSLESSEEDSSESEMLESTEKPRGMIIPKLLILGGAVVVACSVDHGLFTKAIIFSVAKTFANIGRRACPRT; the protein is encoded by the exons ATGGTCTATGCAGCATACGAAATCCTAAAGAAACACAA TGGTTTCTCACAATTAAAAGAGGAAGTACCTGTAGCAGTAAGGAACGAGGATTTGGAACACTTGTGCCATCTGGTTGGGAGGAGAGATGGAGGTCCCCCTTGGAAACATATGATGGAACGTTCTACCTCAGAGATGAGCTACCAAGCCTGGCAGAGAGATCCTGAG ACTGGTCCTCCTCAATATTGCAGCAGAACAGTTTATGAAGATGCCACACCTGAGCTCTTGAGGGATTTCTTCTGGGATGATGAGTTTCGACTGAAGTGGGATGATATGCTTATACATGCTGAAACCCTGGAAGAATGCCCTACCTCAGGAACGATGATAGTGCACTGGATAAGAAAG TTTCCCTTCTTCTGCAGTGACCGAGAATACATAATTGGCCGTCGAATATGGGAATCAGGAAGATCCTATTACTGTGTCACTAAG GGAGTGCCTTGTGATTCTATTCCAAGGCGGGGCAAACCAAGACGTGTCGACCTTTATTATTCAAGTTGGTACATACAAGCAG TGGAGTCGAGGAAGGGAAATGGCCAATTAGATGCATGTGAGGTGTTACTCTTCCATCACGAAGATATGGGCATCCCATGGGAAATTGCAAAATTTGGAGTAAGACAGGGTATGTGGGGGACTGTCAGAAAGATTGAGCGTGGTTTTCGATCTTATCAAAGGACAAGAGCGTCTGGGGCATTGCTCTCACAGGCTGCATTTATGGCTCAAATTAACACAAAGATTGACCCAGACCACCTGAGGTCCTTAGAAAGTAGCGAAGAAGACTCGTCAGAATCTGAGATGCTGGAGTCAACTGAAAAGCCTAGGGGGATGATCATACCAAAGCTTCTAATTTTGGGAGGGGCTGTGGTTGTTGCTTGTAGTGTCGATCATGGACTCTTTACTAAGGCAATCATATTTAGCGTCGCAAAAACGTTTGCAAACATAGGAAGAAGAGCGTGTCCCAGGACATAA